A segment of the Lolium perenne isolate Kyuss_39 chromosome 3, Kyuss_2.0, whole genome shotgun sequence genome:
ACGTTTGAGGCGACTTCGACCAGCACGGAATCGGGGGCCAGCGGTTCAGCGATGTCGACTTCGCGGGGTGGCCATACCGACGGGCGAGTGAGGATGTCGAGGAAGAGGCCTAGTGGAGGTGGCTTCCGCTTGGAGCCAAGCCTGGAAAGTGTGTCAGCCTCCTCGTTCTTGCTCCTGTCGATCCATTCGACGAAGTGCCCGGAGAAGCCAGTGCCGTCCTGGTCGACCGCTCGTTTGTAGGAGATCATGTTGGTTTGGTGGTGTCACAGGTTCTGGAAATTTGGCTGGCGATGAGGTCGGAGTCGCCAAAGCAGCGCAACCGTGTTGCACCCATCTCCTTGGTGATCCGCATGCCGTGGAGGAGTGCCACGTATTCacccatgttgttggtgcagggctcAAATTGTAGCTGCAGAACGTATCTCATTGTGTCTCCTTTCGGTAATATAAGGATGATCCCTGCCCTGGACCCTTCGAtgttcttcgagccg
Coding sequences within it:
- the LOC127340446 gene encoding uncharacterized protein; the protein is MISYKRAVDQDGTGFSGHFVEWIDRSKNEEADTLSRLGSKRKPPPLGLFLDILTRPSVWPPREVDIAEPLAPDSVLVEVASNVGDWTEPYMNYLERQIFPMDEREPRMIVRRCKSFTIINQELYKRSISGVFQRCVGP